CTGTGTTCTAAGAAACTGTGCCGAAGCTCTGTCTTGgccaattatttattatttatcttaTCTTTATTATCTTCAGAGTTCCCGAGAATTTGGAATGAATCTTTTATTAGtccaattcataaaaaaggCTTAAGGCTTAAGATGTCGAAAACTATCGTGGTATAGCCAAATTTCCTGCCATACCTAAGCTTTTTGAGCAGCTGGTCACTTGTCAACTTCAACATATGTGTACCTCCTTCATCTCTCCCGCACAGCATGGCTTTGTAAAACAACGGTCGACCACTACTAATCTTGAATTTTCTACTCTCTTCCACCGTAGTTtcctaaataaatgccaaactgACGTTATTTTTACTGACTTCAGCAAGGCATTTGATTCAGTAAGCCATAGCCTTCTCCTTCATAAACTATTTCTTCTTGGTTTTCCACCTAATTTACTTAACTGGATTTCTGTCTGTTGTAATCCCTCAGCACCAAGACAAATAACACACTGAgattggttttatattttagttattattttatgagctTTTAATAACACACGCCACATGCACAGGAATCGTGGAAAAGGAAAGAGACAAATTCAAATGTGACCAGATTATAGGTCTGAtcaaaatactaaattcagtgttgtattatgttatttttgataatagaATAAGGCTATTCAATACGCCCCCTCAAAAACAACATTTCACAACGTTAAACCAAACTTAAAGTTCAATAGTTAAATGTGGGAATAACTCTAGAGCAGTATTGAAgaagatatttgtttttaaatattcttacacactttcatataaatatatgcatGTATGTGCAAACTCCGTTTACCGTTTCTAGTGGCTTCCAAGCAGTTGCGAAATAAATCTAacggcactgtgctctcaaggcgtacgccttgagccGCCGCcccagcctcctgtcccttgctctgtcccggccggtcgcaccggacgtcggctcagtttctacttgacggaagccgccaacgcagtccctgggtcaaacgccaggttctaggcgaacgcttccaccctaccctctctgccgcatgcttaagaattcgaagtataggctgctcgctcgacgctcgttgttcgtcgtcctggggtcctcgttgtccttgtcctgcctccaggtatctcgaccagctccgctccttgttggcgactcggtaagctgccgttctgggactctagcggtggaccgctgtgctctcaatgcatacgcctttcgagacaccagctgaacaaacgcgcgtccttccgggctattcgcagcaggaccttgtacaattcctgcaggacgatcaggcatacgccggagttcgccaatgcagtccttgttgGCAGGCTCCCCttcttgttggcgactcggtaagctgccgttctgggactctagcggtggactgctgtgctcttaacgcatacgcctttcgagacaccagctgaaaaaacgcgcgtccttccgggccagtcgcaccaggaccttgtacagctcctgcaggacgatcaggcatacgccggagttcgccaatgcagtccttgtaggcaggcagctagttctagacaactttccttctgagcccacggttctttgtcgaaggactctatttgttcaactctgccggacacgccgggtgggatgccaagctcaaatcgcgacagaagttgtgacaaagcgcctggacttagccgtgtgatgccgtaaggacctcagctacctgtgtctcaattcggagactttagctctaagtcccgaacgtctcgacgtagcgatcttgtttccttgatgactccgcacggctttacttgctccttcacgttgtttcactggttactggttcacttgatgactgttacttgttgacttggtagaatcgactgatccagcttcctgcgctcggccggtttatataggcctccatttaccgctaattatcggcgtctccttgccttctggtccaaagtccacggtcttaccgttcgacctttcgccctctgcgcacggcaccaatatcagggtccaaagtccggtgccgtcccgttacttccttctgcccacggcccttctccgctctcttgtattgctgtccctctcggactctccttgttcttgtctggtgctcagtgcaccactctctctcgccgcactaccgttactacgagcgaattcgccgcgtaactggtaactggtaggccactgcttgcatgcgcttactctgcttgcttcttaacttgtggggagttattcaactcctcacattctccccttacttcgggaatgaaaaagagactcgctgttccctctgccttggtatactccacattctgacatccttccctcgacgtgtcttctcctcgtacttgtcctcgtttgcctgtagtcttctagtcgacttgctcctccagacggttcccacgacgctcacagctccttcttgagttccacagcgccgatcctcctttcagattttgaatctcccgccccagacgtttcccccgtagactttaaattcccgcccagacatttcccccgtagacttttgaattcccgcccagacgttttcCCCGAACACTTtcgaattcccgcccagacgtttcccccgatgattttctcgatctccgtgatttgccttctccgtcggatggtcactctacgtcgtgccgatcggtctccagtcgttatcggtgttatcgatattctctcgtgtgactctctgttgtatggtcactctccgccaaatcgatcggtctccagttgttacCACTTGatgtatcgatgttccacggagtgactccttgtgccgatatttccagtattttgtgcccaccgatcgacactatcgtgtAGCGCCAATCGGTCATAAATCGAAGCGCCCCCATCCCTTTGGGCAGATGAGGACATTTTCTCCGGGtaagttttctaatttctcctTTTCTCCTTTCTCTCTGTTCTTTTCTCCTTTTCAGCGTTCTGGTCCCGACGAAGAGGGTGATGCGTCTTCTCCTgcgtttttgtgttttcatttttatttttgtttctgtggctgcgtgtgtgtttttttttttttttccccctgtACCAGTGCAAATGTGAgttttgtgtttcttttttttttatttattactggGTAAACACCCTGACCCCCACTGGTCCGAGCCGCACCCGGAACATGCGGCCGCCCTGCTGCACCAGGACGCACCTCTTTCCTCCCCGCCTCCGTGCTGCTACGACCGCTGGGGCTTCGGTGATTCCTTCCGGCCAGTCCACCTCGACCGGCGCTGAGGCCTGCCGTATGAATGCAGGCCTCGTCTCCGCCACCGGCGCGGATTACTGCCGCTTTAGGTTCGGCCTCGGGGGTGCCACCGGGTCCGGCCATACCCACGGCCCCTTCTCCACCACGTCCTCGGCGGGAAGGCCTACCTGCTCAACCCTTTCCTGCTTCTTCCGGCGACTACCTCTGGCGAGGCCAGCGGAGATGGGGTTGGGGTCGGCGTCGGCATCACGACTCCGGTGGGGGCCCGTGGGACTGCGGTCCTCCACAACCGTGGATCGCGATAGTTTCCCCGGGGTTCTTCCCACACTCGGGCTCCTTCCTCCTCTGTCGCTGCAGTGGCTTCGTCCGGCCACGTCCAGGTGACGGCGTGCTGCCTCCACACGCGTCCTTCCGCCTCGAAGGAGCCGAACACATGGCTGACGTGGGCCACCGGGATGTCCATCCGGGCGTAACCCGGAGACCcctcctgctgccgccgctcctCCTCTGTTGCTGCCTCTTCCCACTAGGGGCAATACCTCGGGGTAGGTGGGCGTGCCGGCGTCCATGGGGGTGGGGACGGGGGCTTGTATTCCTCCTCCGCTGGGTCCGCTGCACTTTCCCTTGGCTCCGCGACGTACCTCGGGGTCATGGGAACCTCGGGCGTCCCCTCCGCCTGGGGCGGTACTTCCTCGAGGAGGATTGGGTCGCCCCATATCCGGCGCTCCTCCTCTTCGGCAGTTCTCAGCGCCGCTTCCCATTTTGCCCGAGCGTCCTGCTCTTCACGCTGGCGGGCCTCCTTGAGCGCAGCCTCTTGCTGCCTCCGCTCATGCCGGCGGCGGTACTCCGCTATTATGGCCGCTGTTCTGCGGGCCTCGGCCGCATGGTCGTCGTCGGCAGAGTCCTGGTGGACCCTGCTTTCCGAGCCATGGGGAATACTCCCCTTGGGCCCCGCGGCATTCCGCAGCCGCCACGTCCTGGCCTCCACCGTCGGAtcgtccaccatcaccacGTCACTGTCGGAGCTGACGGTGGGCTCCGGCGATGACGCCTCCGACCGTCGTCGGTTCCTTGGGGTCCGTCGCGGGGTTCGGGGGGGCCGGACGACAGGCCTGTCCTCCGACCGTCCTTGCCCCGGTCCGGATCCTGCCAAGTCCTCGGCAGCCATCCTCCTGCGGGCCTCAGCTCTAGTAACGCGTGTACTCATCTTGACTTTCTTTTTCGAATTGGCTCCTCCTGCTGGCGGCTCTCCTGACGATGACTCGGTTCTTGGTCATTCCTCAGAgttggtttgcaccactgccacggacaatttttcctctaaccacccgttgtgccttcttctttctgggatcatCACTGTATGTCCGacacaccttatttcggcgccgacacctgtgaggaaattccatcctagcaccagcgagtctaccactcctggtaggatcagcaggctcatgggcaatctcttattgccgaattcgatttccacctcgagctgcgtgtttatcccgctgcacctgccatctgccaacctaacttgccttctcgtccttgtaatctttccataagcagccagtatTTCCCCCAGCTCctcggtgtcgattgtggctttgtgtgaggttctgccaatctgtaccgctgcggataactgctgctcttcttcgattaattctccagttagtttggagagacaacaccttgcgacccctgctcgcctctctgcggctgggatcgcgggccatttcccgatctctggcagcactctacactcctagtccccaccttgccgcaagtccagcagaaaagcagccgctggttttggcatcctcttgcccaatgtccgtgaccgccacaccgtctacaagcttcgtgtgggttcacgatgtgtgtctgtgacctgtgggctcttggtgctgcgctgggtggtctctgattggtattgggtggcctccataacgtgctctggtggttgtaggtgtttggagtccattggcttggaCCGTCGataggtgcttggtgtccgccttcttcttcgcaccttctacacgtgacttgttgtggtgctgttgctttgcttcgcgagaatttttttgatttgaataaatgcttctcgctctttctcgagttcttcatactcgtcagccagcaccattagagactctagatcgtctatcttatacgtcctctgggaaatcctcaggtccggcgtgcagttttcctttatctgctcgagtgtttcctttggggagtagccgagtggtctcatcatggtctgcatgtcaaccatatagtccttgaccGACTCTCTAAAGCCCTGTTTTCTCTGTTTGTTCTGATCTccgagctttgagaagaaaccccttggcaggaaatacgtttaaaactgtcgctgaactctcccaatgtcctccagtgtttattgtttgatatgaaccattttagggcatgccttgcagcaattcaggcatggctcggggaatgaggttcaggttcaaaccgtatgtgttttctgaccattccacttgttccagaaactctAGGGGTTtttccgtgccgtcaaacttgaacgaccattccctgacttgcttgcgacttttgcatagtctggtgcgctaggcctttgctgttctgttcttctttcttggcttgggcccctggatcttcctgcctccttcatgctctccacgcccaggctagctatgagctgttcggcgtctgggacttgcaacttgccgctcgagcctggtttgtcgtacaattcctccagctcagcccaaatttccgccattcctgggtcgttttgtgtcttcgtaacatactctgaaagggcatttcgcatgtcgtccgacttgccctccaggataatgccaagcttggctgccacctttgggaaatcttctttcttgaggagatagatccaattgttccccatttctgtttattgctgtattttcactgtcaggacaatcacgttgggcgccagatgtaacgaactgattttctttgttatctgctcgctacgattgtcgtgcggctagctcagaagatgtaagtgttcgtcccaccaaatttatatatacgtgaccgccctgttgaccagtgaaaacgcacagaaagattgggagtacgctgtgatcttttattcgccgacttgaccctcggccgggtggcgtattgataatgtagaactgtgttctgccgtcgtctccttcccacgttgaacgtctcgctggatcgtgctggctcgCCGGAAATGGTGTCTCCCTTGCCAGTttggcttgcgatgtcttctgctgcccttggctcggcggggctacagggattagggatgcgtcaccgttcccagaccagggtgaacaggcactgtgctctcaaggcgtacgcctttcgccgccgcagcctcctgtcccttgctctgtcccggccggtcgcgccggacgtcggctcagtttctacttgacggttcaggcatacgccggaagccgccaacgcagtccctgggtcaaacgccaggttctagacgaacgcttccaccctaagaattcgaagtataggctgctcgctcgacgctcgttgttcgtcgtcctggggtactcgttgtccttgttctgcctccaggtatctcgaccagctccgctccttgttggcgactcggtaagctgccgttctgggactctagcggtgaaccgctgtgctctcaacgcatacgcctttcgagacaccagctgaacaaacgcgcgtccttccgggccagtcgcaccaggaccttgtacagctcctgcaggacgagcaggcatacgccggagttcgccaatgcagtccttgtaggcaagcagctagttctagacaactttccttctgagcccacggttaattgtcgaaggactctatttgttcaactctgccggacacgccgggtgggatgccaagctcaaatcgcgacagaagttgtgacaaagcgcctggacttagccgtgtgatgccgtaaggacctcagctacctgtgtctcaattcggagactttagctctaagtcccgaacgtctcgacgtagcgatcttgtttccttgatgactccgcacggctttacttgctccttcacgttgtttcactggttactggttcacttgatgactgttacttgttgacttggtagaatcgactgatccagcttcctgcgctcggccggtttatataggcctccatttaccgctaattatcggcgtctccttgccttctggtccaaagtccacggtcttaccgttcgacctttcgccctctgcgcacggcaccaatatcagggtccaaagtccggtgccgtcccgttacttccttctgcccacggcccttctccgctctcttgtattgctgtccctctcggactctccttgttcttgtctggtgctcagtgcaccactctctctcgccgcactaccgttactacgagcgaattcgccgcgtaactggtaactggtaggccactgcttgcatgcgcttactctgcttgcttcttaacttgtggggagttattcaactcctcacattctccccttacttcgggaatgaaaaagagactcgctgttccctctgccttggtatactccacattctgacatccttccctcgacgtgtcttctcctcgtacttgtcccCGTTTGCCtgtagtcttctagtcgacttgctcctccagacggttcccacgacgctcacagctccttcttgagttccacagcgccgatcctccttccagattttgaatctcccgccccagacgtttaaattcccgcccagacatttcccccgtagacttttgaattcccgcccagacgttttcCCCGAACACTTtcgaattcccgcccagacgtttcccccgatgattttctcgatctccgtgatttgccttctccgtcggatggtcactctacgtcgtgccgatcggtctccagtcgttatcggtgttatcgatattctctcgtgtgactctctgttgtatggtcactctccgccaaatcgatcggtctccagttgttatcgattccgtgacccaacgtggcgttgccacttgatgtatcgatgttccacggagtgactccttgtgccgatatttccagtattttgtgcccaccgatcgacactatcgtgtAGCGCCAATCGGTCATAAATCGAAGCG
The genomic region above belongs to Drosophila gunungcola strain Sukarami chromosome 2R unlocalized genomic scaffold, Dgunungcola_SK_2 000017F, whole genome shotgun sequence and contains:
- the LOC128256365 gene encoding serine/arginine repetitive matrix protein 1-like, with the translated sequence MSTRVTRAEARRRMAAEDLAGSGPGQGRSEDRPVVRPPRTPRRTPRNRRRSEASSPEPTVSSDSDVVMVDDPTVEARTWRLRNAAGPKGSIPHGSESRVHQDSADDDHAAEARRTAAIIAEYRRRHERRQQEAALKEARQREEQDARAKWEAALRTAEEEERRIWGDPILLEEVPPQAEGTPEVPMTPRYVAEPRESAADPAEEEYKPPSPPPWTPARPPTPRYCP